One Neoarius graeffei isolate fNeoGra1 chromosome 16, fNeoGra1.pri, whole genome shotgun sequence DNA segment encodes these proteins:
- the ccn4a gene encoding cellular communication network factor 4a isoform X1, translated as MSWLLTWVLLVARLYQAISLNSFIATVIPESTTPEPYNRTQYCKWPCACPETPLSCPPGVSLIMDGCDCCRACAKQVGEECNEADNCDHHRGLYCDYSSDKPRYEKGVCAYLLGTGCEYNGVIYRNGQNFQPNCKYQCLCVNGAIGCVPLCNESQPPRVWCPTPRRVKIPGRCCEQWICEEPRRGHKAAPRHAMAALSNGKDTWQENCVTQTTSWSPCSKTCGRGLSLRITNANKQCKMVKERRLCNIRPCEVDITKHIKPGKKCLNIYREDQMTNFTISGCTSKKLFRPKYCGVCTDERCCIPYKSKTVQVEFQCPNGDTLTWQMMWINACFCNLSCKNPNDFFADLEQYYENREIMN; from the exons GCCATCTCCCTGAATTCCTTCATTGCGACAGTCATACCTGAGTCTACTACCCCTGAGCCCTACAACCGGACTCAGTACTGTAAGTGGCCCTGCGCCTGCCCTGAGACTCCCCTGAGCTGCCCGCCTGGTGTCAGCCTCATCATGGATGGCTGTGATTGTTGTAGAGCTTGCGCCAAGCAGGTGGGCGAGGAGTGCAACGAGGCAGACAATTGTGATCACCACCGCGGCCTCTATTGTGACTACAGCTCAGACAAGCCTAGGTACGAAAAAGGAGTGTGTGCAT ATTTACTCGGCACAGGCTGTGAGTACAATGGTGTAATCTATCGCAATGGGCAGAATTTTCAGCCCAACTGTAAATACCAGTGTCTGTGTGTGAATGGGGCCATTGGCTGTGTACCACTGTGTAATGAGTCTCAGCCTCCAAGGGTGTGGTGCCCAACGCCACGGCGGGTCAAGATCCCTGGCCGCTGCTGTGAGCAGTGGATCTGTGAGGAGCCCAGGAGAGGGCACAAGGCAGCACCTCGGCATGCCATGGCAG CTCTGTCCAATGGAAAAGACACTTGGCAGGAGAACTGCGTGACACAGACCACATCATGGAGCCCATGCTCCAAGACCTGTGGCCGTGGATTATCTTTACGCATCACTAACGCCAACAAGCAGTGTAAGATGGTCAAGGAGAGGCGGCTTTGTAACATCCGACCCTGTGAGGTGGACATCACTAAGCATATTAAG CCTGGAAAAAAGTGCCTAAACATCTACAGGGAAGATCAAATGACCAACTTCACCATCTCAGGCTGCACTAGCAAGAAGCTTTTCCGGCCCAAGTACTGTGGTGTCTGCACAGATGAGCGCTGCTGCATCCCTTATAAATCCAAAACAGTGCAGGTGGAGTTCCAATGCCCTAATGGAGACACGCTCACCTGGCAGATGATGTGGATTAATGCCTGCTTCTGCAACCTCAGCTGCAAAAACCCCAATGACTTCTTTGCAGATTTAGAGCAGTACTATGAGAATCGAGAGATTATGAACTGA
- the ccn4a gene encoding cellular communication network factor 4a isoform X2 translates to MAVIVVELAPSRWARSATRQTIVITTAASIVTTAQTSLGTKKECVHVSVPCTKHVLVLRLPLSTLTPDSDPDKPRYEKGVCAYLLGTGCEYNGVIYRNGQNFQPNCKYQCLCVNGAIGCVPLCNESQPPRVWCPTPRRVKIPGRCCEQWICEEPRRGHKAAPRHAMAALSNGKDTWQENCVTQTTSWSPCSKTCGRGLSLRITNANKQCKMVKERRLCNIRPCEVDITKHIKPGKKCLNIYREDQMTNFTISGCTSKKLFRPKYCGVCTDERCCIPYKSKTVQVEFQCPNGDTLTWQMMWINACFCNLSCKNPNDFFADLEQYYENREIMN, encoded by the exons ATGGCTGTGATTGTTGTAGAGCTTGCGCCAAGCAGGTGGGCGAGGAGTGCAACGAGGCAGACAATTGTGATCACCACCGCGGCCTCTATTGTGACTACAGCTCAGACAAGCCTAGGTACGAAAAAGGAGTGTGTGCATGTAAGTGTCCCCTGCACTAAACATGTTCTTGTGCTCAGGCTTCCATTAAGCACATTAACACCAGATTCAGATCCAGACAAGCCTAGGTACGAAAAAGGAGTGTGTGCAT ATTTACTCGGCACAGGCTGTGAGTACAATGGTGTAATCTATCGCAATGGGCAGAATTTTCAGCCCAACTGTAAATACCAGTGTCTGTGTGTGAATGGGGCCATTGGCTGTGTACCACTGTGTAATGAGTCTCAGCCTCCAAGGGTGTGGTGCCCAACGCCACGGCGGGTCAAGATCCCTGGCCGCTGCTGTGAGCAGTGGATCTGTGAGGAGCCCAGGAGAGGGCACAAGGCAGCACCTCGGCATGCCATGGCAG CTCTGTCCAATGGAAAAGACACTTGGCAGGAGAACTGCGTGACACAGACCACATCATGGAGCCCATGCTCCAAGACCTGTGGCCGTGGATTATCTTTACGCATCACTAACGCCAACAAGCAGTGTAAGATGGTCAAGGAGAGGCGGCTTTGTAACATCCGACCCTGTGAGGTGGACATCACTAAGCATATTAAG CCTGGAAAAAAGTGCCTAAACATCTACAGGGAAGATCAAATGACCAACTTCACCATCTCAGGCTGCACTAGCAAGAAGCTTTTCCGGCCCAAGTACTGTGGTGTCTGCACAGATGAGCGCTGCTGCATCCCTTATAAATCCAAAACAGTGCAGGTGGAGTTCCAATGCCCTAATGGAGACACGCTCACCTGGCAGATGATGTGGATTAATGCCTGCTTCTGCAACCTCAGCTGCAAAAACCCCAATGACTTCTTTGCAGATTTAGAGCAGTACTATGAGAATCGAGAGATTATGAACTGA